Proteins co-encoded in one Kutzneria chonburiensis genomic window:
- a CDS encoding dihydrodipicolinate synthase family protein — MLEDVKRALRSVVMITVTPFDAAGDVDDEAYRSVLRRTLDAGIDVVTPNGNTSEFYSLTAAERDHALALTVEEAGDRALVVAGVGYDVRTAVESARTAADLGARAIMVHQPVHPYLSAEGWVDYHRAVADAVPELGVVCYLRSPHIPAGALAELARVTPNFVGVKHAVPDPVAFGQAVAVVEDAAGADRLVWICGLAETWAPFFWPVGAEGFTSGLANVTPELSLHLLAALRDGDRSAAMTLWRKLKPFEDLRAAKGSADNVTVVKEALAQLDLCTRTVRPPISELPTAGRAEVAAWLKSVG, encoded by the coding sequence ATGCTCGAGGACGTCAAGCGGGCGCTGCGGTCCGTGGTGATGATCACCGTGACCCCGTTCGACGCGGCCGGCGATGTCGACGACGAGGCCTACCGGTCGGTGCTGCGCCGGACCTTGGACGCCGGCATTGACGTGGTCACGCCGAACGGCAACACCAGCGAGTTCTACTCGCTCACCGCCGCCGAACGGGACCACGCGCTGGCGCTGACCGTCGAGGAGGCCGGGGACCGGGCGCTCGTCGTCGCCGGGGTCGGCTACGACGTGCGGACGGCCGTCGAATCGGCTCGCACGGCCGCCGACCTGGGCGCGCGGGCGATCATGGTCCACCAGCCGGTGCACCCGTACCTTTCGGCCGAAGGCTGGGTCGACTACCACCGCGCGGTCGCCGACGCCGTGCCCGAACTCGGCGTCGTCTGCTACCTGCGCAGCCCGCACATCCCGGCCGGGGCGCTGGCCGAGCTGGCCCGCGTCACCCCCAACTTCGTCGGCGTCAAGCACGCCGTGCCCGACCCGGTGGCCTTCGGCCAGGCCGTCGCCGTCGTCGAGGACGCCGCCGGCGCCGACCGGCTGGTGTGGATCTGTGGGCTGGCCGAGACCTGGGCCCCGTTCTTCTGGCCCGTCGGCGCCGAGGGCTTCACCTCCGGCCTGGCCAACGTCACCCCCGAGCTGTCGCTGCACCTGCTCGCCGCCCTGCGCGACGGCGACCGCTCAGCCGCGATGACGTTGTGGCGCAAGCTCAAGCCGTTCGAGGACCTCCGCGCCGCCAAGGGCAGCGCCGACAACGTGACGGTCGTGAAGGAAGCCCTGGCCCAGCTCGACCTGTGCACACGCACCGTGCGCCCGCCGATCAGCGAGCTGCCGACCGCCGGCCGGGCCGAGGTCGCCGCGTGGCTGAAGTCGGTGGGCTAA
- a CDS encoding ABC transporter substrate-binding protein has protein sequence MATRATRWAVMLAVTALSVGGCSLLNGGSADTTAPAPGHQKINIGIIATVDDAPVKLAQAKGYFTEQGLDANVKVYPSVNQTMPALQSGEIDVTLMNYVSFFQASAAKTLDAKVVSDAYQGTPDSLVLLAKPDSGIRAPKDLAGKKVSVHAKGNIVELLIRAVLQDNGVDPNAVSFVEVKFPQIPAAVANGQIDAGGDLEPYITQGEQQFGVQPTFKIVTGATDNIPLSGYIASSKFIGAHADTVAAFQKAMVKAQKAAADRSAISSVLPDLTGVDKQTSSLLKLGVFPTSVDATRLQRVVTLMKTYGYLQQSMDASTLVLPTPSS, from the coding sequence ATGGCTACCCGCGCCACTCGATGGGCCGTGATGCTGGCCGTGACCGCTTTGTCCGTCGGAGGGTGCAGTCTGCTCAACGGCGGCAGCGCCGACACGACCGCGCCGGCGCCAGGCCACCAGAAGATCAATATCGGCATCATCGCTACCGTCGACGACGCCCCGGTGAAGCTGGCCCAGGCCAAGGGCTACTTCACCGAGCAGGGCCTCGACGCCAACGTCAAGGTCTACCCGTCGGTGAACCAGACGATGCCGGCCCTGCAGTCCGGCGAGATCGACGTCACGCTGATGAACTACGTGTCGTTCTTCCAGGCGTCGGCGGCCAAGACGCTGGACGCCAAGGTCGTGTCCGACGCCTACCAGGGCACCCCCGACTCCCTGGTGCTGCTGGCCAAGCCGGACTCCGGCATCCGCGCCCCGAAGGACCTGGCCGGCAAGAAGGTCTCGGTGCACGCCAAGGGCAACATCGTGGAGCTGCTGATCAGGGCCGTGCTCCAGGACAACGGCGTCGACCCCAACGCCGTCAGCTTCGTCGAGGTGAAGTTCCCTCAGATTCCCGCCGCGGTGGCCAACGGCCAGATCGACGCCGGCGGCGACCTCGAGCCGTACATCACCCAGGGTGAGCAGCAGTTCGGCGTGCAGCCCACCTTCAAGATCGTGACCGGCGCCACCGACAACATCCCGCTGTCCGGCTACATCGCGTCGTCCAAGTTCATCGGCGCCCACGCCGACACCGTCGCCGCGTTCCAGAAAGCCATGGTCAAGGCCCAGAAGGCCGCCGCCGACCGCAGCGCCATCAGCTCCGTGCTACCCGACCTGACCGGCGTGGACAAGCAGACATCCTCGCTGCTCAAGCTCGGCGTGTTCCCGACCTCGGTCGACGCCACCCGGTTGCAGCGCGTGGTCACCCTGATGAAGACCTACGGCTATCTCCAGCAGTCGATGGACGCCAGCACGCTCGTGCTGCCCACGCCGTCCAGCTGA
- a CDS encoding histone-like nucleoid-structuring protein Lsr2 produces the protein MAQKTIVELVDDLDGGVAAESVAFGLDGVEYNIDLSSANAKRLRDSLSVYVDSARRVGGRKQRAIGKPTGRTGDKAQNQAIREWARSQGAQISDRGRIPADLVARFQAAH, from the coding sequence ATGGCACAGAAGACCATCGTCGAACTCGTCGACGATCTGGACGGCGGTGTTGCCGCGGAGAGCGTCGCATTCGGCCTGGACGGCGTCGAGTACAACATCGATCTGTCCTCGGCGAACGCAAAACGACTGCGCGATTCGCTGTCGGTCTATGTGGACAGCGCACGCAGGGTGGGCGGCCGCAAGCAGCGGGCGATCGGCAAGCCCACCGGCCGCACCGGCGACAAGGCACAGAACCAGGCGATCCGGGAATGGGCGCGCAGCCAGGGCGCGCAGATCTCCGATCGCGGCCGCATCCCGGCCGACCTGGTCGCCCGATTCCAGGCCGCGCATTGA
- a CDS encoding type 1 glutamine amidotransferase, which yields MVRDSVVRIGLVLPDVLGTYGDSGNATVLRKRLEWRGYRAEVVDLAVGETVPNSLDFYLLGGGEDRAQTLAVAHLTANPGMQEAASRGAVVLAICAGLQILGHDFTGTDGVTHRGLSLLDVRTTPGTGARAVGELLTTPDPALLQSSMTGFENHQGHTQVGPGSRALSKVVYGTGNGDGADGAYNGHVVGTYMHGPVLARNPEFADLLLGWAVGEPLAPLDIPVIEKLRDERKRAVQALATRRKRLLRF from the coding sequence ATGGTTCGTGACTCTGTCGTCCGCATCGGCCTGGTGCTGCCCGATGTGCTGGGCACCTACGGCGACTCCGGCAACGCGACCGTGCTGCGCAAGCGGCTGGAGTGGCGCGGCTACCGGGCCGAGGTCGTGGACCTCGCGGTCGGCGAGACCGTGCCCAACTCGCTGGACTTCTACCTGCTCGGCGGCGGCGAGGACCGGGCGCAGACGCTGGCCGTCGCGCACCTGACCGCCAACCCCGGCATGCAGGAGGCGGCCTCGCGTGGCGCTGTCGTGCTGGCCATCTGCGCCGGCCTCCAGATCCTCGGCCACGACTTCACCGGCACCGACGGCGTCACGCACCGCGGCCTGAGCCTGCTGGACGTGCGGACCACGCCCGGCACCGGCGCGCGGGCCGTCGGCGAGCTGCTGACCACGCCGGACCCGGCGCTGCTGCAGTCGTCGATGACCGGCTTCGAGAACCACCAGGGCCACACGCAGGTCGGCCCGGGCTCGCGGGCGCTGTCCAAGGTCGTGTACGGCACCGGCAACGGCGACGGCGCGGACGGGGCCTACAACGGGCACGTCGTCGGCACGTACATGCACGGCCCGGTGCTGGCCCGCAACCCCGAGTTCGCGGACCTGCTGCTGGGCTGGGCGGTCGGCGAGCCGCTGGCCCCGCTGGACATCCCGGTGATCGAGAAGCTGCGGGACGAGCGGAAGCGGGCCGTGCAGGCGCTGGCCACCCGGCGCAAGCGGCTGCTCCGCTTCTGA
- a CDS encoding ABC transporter ATP-binding protein, with protein MSTTGRDVLRRSIAGQRRQLIAASLLTAGHQGGEALVPVVIGVVIDQAVAGASVLTLVLSLAVLGLLFAGLSTSYRWGARFAERGAERAAHELRLDITRRVLHPGGGAEALAGELVSIGTSDAKRVGALNGVLPFGAAGLAGLLVTAIALLTRSIPLGLLVLLGTPPILYIAHVIGKPLERRSEAEQERSAFASGVATDLVAGLRVLKGVGAERAAVDRYRRTSQDSLRATLRAARAQAWHNGALLALTGIFIAVVALVGGNLAAAGSISIGDLVAAVGLAQYLITPFSIFSWVNGELAQARASAGRIADVLTAPPAVVAGSGDLPTPSAGHVRVRALSRGALREVEFEARPGELLGVVATDPAAATDLLDCLGRSVDPVAGSVSVDAVDLSTVDPSRVREVVLIASHDADLFAGTIAENVSGPVTEEALTASAVDEVASALPDGVATLVTERGRSLSGGQRQRVALARALAVDAPVLVLHDPTTAVDTVTEARIAAGLAELRRGRTTIIVTTSPALLAATDRVVLLDDGRIVEQGSHAVLTARADYRAAVLA; from the coding sequence GTGAGCACGACCGGACGGGACGTACTCCGCCGTTCGATCGCCGGGCAACGACGACAGCTGATCGCGGCATCGCTGCTGACCGCGGGCCACCAGGGCGGCGAGGCGCTGGTGCCGGTGGTCATCGGCGTGGTGATCGACCAGGCCGTGGCCGGTGCCTCGGTGCTGACGCTGGTGTTGTCCCTGGCGGTCCTCGGCCTGCTGTTCGCCGGGCTGTCGACCAGCTACCGCTGGGGCGCGCGGTTCGCCGAGCGTGGCGCCGAACGGGCCGCCCATGAGCTGCGGCTGGACATCACGCGCCGGGTGTTGCACCCGGGCGGCGGGGCCGAGGCTTTGGCCGGCGAGCTGGTCAGCATCGGGACCTCGGACGCCAAACGGGTCGGCGCGCTCAACGGCGTGCTGCCGTTCGGCGCCGCCGGTCTGGCCGGCCTGCTGGTCACGGCGATCGCGCTGCTCACCCGGTCCATTCCGTTGGGGCTGCTGGTGCTGCTGGGCACGCCGCCGATCTTGTACATCGCCCACGTGATCGGGAAGCCGCTGGAACGCCGCAGCGAGGCCGAGCAGGAGCGTTCGGCCTTCGCCTCCGGCGTCGCCACGGACCTGGTCGCCGGGCTGCGCGTGCTCAAGGGCGTCGGTGCGGAGCGGGCGGCGGTCGACCGTTATCGCCGGACCAGCCAGGATTCGCTGCGCGCGACGCTGCGGGCCGCGCGGGCCCAGGCCTGGCACAACGGGGCGCTGCTCGCGCTGACCGGGATCTTCATCGCCGTGGTCGCGCTGGTCGGCGGCAATCTCGCCGCGGCAGGGTCGATCAGCATCGGCGACCTGGTCGCCGCGGTCGGCCTGGCCCAGTACCTGATCACGCCGTTCTCGATCTTCTCCTGGGTCAACGGCGAGCTGGCGCAGGCCCGGGCCTCGGCCGGGCGCATCGCCGACGTGCTCACCGCGCCGCCGGCGGTCGTCGCGGGGTCGGGCGATCTGCCGACACCGTCCGCCGGGCACGTGCGGGTTCGGGCGTTGAGCCGTGGCGCGCTGCGGGAGGTCGAGTTCGAGGCCCGGCCGGGTGAGCTGCTCGGCGTGGTCGCGACCGATCCCGCCGCCGCCACCGACCTGCTCGACTGCCTGGGGCGCAGTGTGGATCCGGTTGCCGGCTCGGTGTCGGTCGACGCCGTCGATCTGTCCACTGTGGATCCCAGCCGGGTGCGGGAGGTGGTCCTGATCGCCTCGCACGACGCCGACCTGTTCGCCGGCACGATCGCCGAGAACGTCTCAGGGCCTGTTACGGAGGAAGCGCTGACTGCGTCGGCGGTCGACGAGGTGGCCAGCGCGCTGCCCGACGGCGTCGCGACTCTGGTGACCGAGCGCGGGCGGTCGCTGTCCGGCGGGCAGCGCCAACGCGTCGCGCTGGCCCGCGCGTTAGCCGTCGACGCCCCCGTGCTGGTGTTGCACGACCCGACCACCGCGGTCGACACCGTCACCGAGGCGCGGATCGCCGCCGGTCTGGCCGAGCTGCGACGCGGCCGTACGACGATCATCGTGACCACCAGCCCGGCGTTGCTGGCCGCGACGGATCGGGTGGTGCTGCTCGATGACGGGCGGATAGTCGAGCAAGGCAGCCATGCCGTGCTCACGGCGCGCGCCGACTACCGGGCGGCGGTGCTGGCATGA
- a CDS encoding ABC transporter permease gives MNGWIRAGVLCCALLVWQLVAVEVGNPYFPPPLRIAEAAVRLWPSQHFGADVLPSLLRVLGGWAAASVSGIAIGVLLGRSRTVADYFEFVFTFLRTLPPPLLVPVFMLIFGISTEMEVATIVFGAVWPVLLNSVDGARSVDPVMADTARVFRLSRSRWLFGVVLPAAGPKIFAGLRVSLSIALILMVISEVVGATSGIGYQLGTAQGASDLPGMWSWIALISLLGYLLNRGLLAVEHRALAWSRP, from the coding sequence GTGAACGGGTGGATCCGGGCCGGCGTTCTCTGCTGCGCCCTGCTCGTCTGGCAATTGGTCGCCGTCGAGGTCGGCAATCCCTACTTTCCGCCACCGTTGCGAATCGCCGAGGCAGCCGTTCGGCTGTGGCCGTCGCAGCATTTCGGGGCCGATGTGCTACCCAGTCTGCTGCGAGTGCTCGGCGGTTGGGCGGCGGCGTCGGTGTCGGGCATCGCGATCGGCGTGCTGCTGGGCCGTTCCCGGACCGTGGCCGACTACTTCGAGTTCGTGTTCACGTTCCTGCGGACCCTGCCGCCGCCGCTGCTGGTGCCGGTGTTCATGCTGATCTTCGGCATCAGCACCGAGATGGAGGTGGCGACCATCGTGTTCGGCGCGGTGTGGCCGGTGCTGCTCAACTCGGTCGACGGCGCCCGGTCGGTCGATCCCGTGATGGCCGACACCGCCCGGGTGTTCCGGCTTTCCCGGTCCCGCTGGCTGTTCGGCGTGGTGCTGCCGGCGGCCGGTCCGAAGATCTTCGCCGGGCTGCGGGTCAGCCTGTCCATCGCGTTGATCCTGATGGTCATCTCCGAAGTCGTCGGGGCCACCTCCGGAATCGGCTACCAGCTCGGCACCGCGCAGGGGGCGTCCGACCTGCCCGGGATGTGGTCGTGGATCGCGTTGATCAGCCTGCTCGGCTATCTACTCAACAGGGGGTTGCTCGCCGTGGAGCACAGGGCGCTGGCGTGGAGCCGGCCGTGA
- a CDS encoding DUF1727 domain-containing protein produces the protein MDSTNAGLDVSSSHLNGELPTRTAAAVAAGNLAAKLSKATGRAGGIIGGRVTLALDPHALARLCKDRTVALVTGTNGKTTTTMMLAKAMSVIAPVATNHSGANMPDGLVAALSTDQTAPVGVLEIDENYLPKISDAVQPAVIVLLNLSRDQMDRVGEVRHTERNLRTAISRLHNTTVVANCDDVLVTSAAIDAASTIWVSAGGNWRGDSTSCPRCGMRVHGGATDWYCDCGFRRPNPTWSVVDGKMTSPTGESFELALRLPGSANEADATLALAASTHLGVPLRPALERIRTITGVGGRYTTLTRNDRVVRLLLAKNPAGWAETLPLLAKSPEHPVIIAINGREADGRDKSWLWDVPFERLQGRTVIATGERSADLAVRLTYADVRHTHVPDPYQAIDSVAPGAVELVANYTAFRDLKSGLSSNGS, from the coding sequence ATGGATTCCACGAACGCCGGCCTGGACGTGTCGTCCAGCCACCTGAACGGGGAGCTGCCGACCCGCACCGCGGCGGCGGTCGCGGCCGGCAATCTGGCGGCCAAGCTGTCCAAGGCGACCGGTCGCGCCGGCGGCATCATCGGCGGCCGCGTGACGCTGGCCCTTGACCCGCACGCGCTGGCCCGGCTGTGCAAGGACCGCACGGTCGCCCTGGTCACCGGCACCAACGGCAAGACCACCACGACCATGATGCTGGCCAAGGCGATGAGCGTGATCGCGCCGGTTGCCACCAACCACAGCGGCGCCAACATGCCCGACGGCCTGGTCGCCGCGCTGTCGACCGACCAGACCGCGCCGGTCGGCGTGCTGGAGATCGACGAGAACTACCTGCCGAAGATCTCCGACGCGGTGCAGCCCGCGGTCATCGTGCTGCTGAACCTGAGCCGGGACCAGATGGACCGGGTCGGCGAGGTCCGGCACACCGAGCGCAACCTGCGCACGGCCATCTCCCGGCTGCACAACACCACCGTCGTGGCCAACTGCGACGACGTGCTGGTCACCTCGGCGGCCATCGACGCCGCCAGCACCATCTGGGTCAGCGCCGGCGGCAACTGGCGCGGCGACTCGACCTCGTGCCCGCGCTGCGGCATGCGGGTGCACGGCGGCGCCACCGACTGGTACTGCGACTGCGGCTTCCGCCGCCCCAACCCGACCTGGTCGGTCGTCGACGGCAAGATGACCAGCCCGACCGGCGAGTCCTTCGAGCTGGCCCTGCGCCTGCCGGGCAGCGCCAACGAGGCCGACGCCACGCTGGCCCTGGCCGCGTCCACCCACCTCGGGGTGCCGCTGCGGCCGGCGCTGGAGCGGATCCGCACCATCACCGGCGTCGGCGGCCGCTACACCACGCTGACCCGCAACGACCGGGTGGTGCGGCTGCTGCTGGCCAAGAACCCGGCCGGCTGGGCCGAGACGCTGCCGCTGCTGGCCAAGAGCCCGGAGCACCCGGTGATCATCGCGATCAACGGCCGCGAGGCCGACGGCCGGGACAAGTCGTGGCTGTGGGACGTGCCGTTCGAGCGGCTACAGGGCCGGACCGTGATCGCCACCGGCGAGCGGTCGGCCGACCTGGCCGTGAGGCTGACCTACGCCGACGTCCGGCACACCCACGTGCCCGACCCGTACCAGGCGATCGACTCGGTGGCGCCGGGCGCGGTCGAGCTGGTGGCCAACTACACCGCGTTCCGGGACCTGAAGTCGGGGTTGAGCAGCAATGGTTCGTGA
- a CDS encoding roadblock/LC7 domain-containing protein translates to MTDFGWLIDDFVDRVAGVAHAVVVSADGLVLCATEGLPRDRADQLAAVSSGLVSLVAGAARVFEAGTVNQTVVEMERGYLFLMSISDGSCLAVLAAPGCEIGLVGYAMARLVERVGQQLTPELREQLQLAAVRR, encoded by the coding sequence GTGACCGACTTCGGCTGGCTCATCGACGACTTCGTCGACCGGGTCGCCGGCGTGGCGCACGCCGTGGTGGTCTCCGCCGACGGCCTGGTGCTGTGCGCGACCGAGGGCCTGCCGCGCGACCGCGCGGACCAACTGGCTGCGGTTTCGTCCGGTCTGGTCAGCCTGGTGGCCGGCGCCGCGCGGGTCTTCGAGGCCGGAACGGTGAACCAGACGGTCGTCGAAATGGAGCGCGGGTATCTTTTCCTGATGTCCATCAGCGACGGGTCGTGCCTCGCCGTGCTCGCGGCGCCCGGCTGCGAGATCGGACTGGTCGGGTACGCCATGGCCAGGCTGGTGGAACGGGTCGGCCAGCAGCTCACCCCCGAGCTGCGGGAGCAGTTGCAGTTGGCCGCGGTGCGCCGATGA
- a CDS encoding ABC transporter permease has protein sequence MSLVRKLAGLVGFLLVWEAAARLGLVDTRVLPPPSEVLVRFALLGTEPRFVAGAISTVLSWFIALLCATVVGVASGLLLGSVPLVRLISTPIVEFLRPLPAVALIPLAIALFGTDAQTKITLAAFAATWPILLNTSYALGEVDPRLLETARCFRVSRWRRLTGVTLPSIGPFVVTGIRISASITLIAIVGTEFLAGGSIGLGQYAFLQGTSGGRMDVVLAATVFAGLFGCVVNAGFLAVQRRWVSWGSGEVAA, from the coding sequence ATGTCGCTGGTCCGCAAACTGGCCGGGCTGGTCGGCTTCCTGCTCGTGTGGGAGGCCGCCGCCCGGCTGGGGCTCGTCGACACCCGCGTGCTGCCGCCGCCGTCGGAAGTGTTGGTGCGCTTCGCTTTGCTCGGCACCGAGCCGCGTTTCGTGGCCGGCGCCATCTCCACCGTGCTGTCGTGGTTCATCGCCCTGCTGTGCGCCACGGTCGTCGGTGTCGCGTCGGGGCTGCTGCTGGGTTCCGTGCCGCTGGTGCGGTTGATCAGCACGCCCATCGTCGAGTTCCTCCGGCCGCTGCCGGCCGTGGCGTTGATCCCGTTGGCCATCGCCCTGTTCGGCACCGACGCCCAGACCAAGATCACCCTGGCCGCGTTCGCCGCCACCTGGCCGATTCTGCTCAACACCAGCTACGCCTTGGGCGAGGTCGATCCCCGGTTGCTGGAGACCGCCCGGTGTTTCCGGGTCAGCCGCTGGCGTCGTCTCACCGGCGTCACGCTGCCCAGCATCGGGCCGTTCGTCGTCACCGGTATTCGCATCTCCGCGTCCATCACGCTCATCGCCATCGTCGGCACCGAGTTCCTCGCCGGCGGCAGCATCGGCCTCGGTCAGTACGCATTCCTCCAGGGCACCAGCGGCGGCCGAATGGACGTGGTGTTGGCCGCCACCGTCTTCGCCGGCCTGTTCGGCTGTGTCGTGAACGCCGGTTTCCTGGCCGTGCAAAGGCGTTGGGTGTCGTGGGGCAGTGGCGAGGTGGCCGCGTGA
- a CDS encoding ABC transporter ATP-binding protein codes for MLAVAGLGHTYGAVDAVSDVSFAIEPGELVCIVGPSGCGKSTLLRCIAGLVPASRGDVFLHGDRVSGVPSDLAVVFQDYSRSLLPWKTVSANVEFPLRDRGLSTVERRSRVEEALEWVGLSAAAGKHPHELSGGMQQRVSIARALAYRPALMLMDEPFASVDAQTRADLEDLVLKVRREAGMTVLVVTHDIDESVYLADRVLVLSPSPATVVETLKVDLPSPRDQITTRGSDSFVRLRTEIARLIRR; via the coding sequence ATGTTGGCGGTGGCCGGGCTCGGCCACACCTACGGTGCCGTCGATGCCGTGTCGGACGTGTCGTTCGCCATCGAGCCGGGGGAGCTGGTCTGCATCGTCGGGCCGTCCGGCTGCGGCAAGTCCACCTTGCTGCGCTGCATCGCCGGCCTGGTGCCGGCCTCTCGGGGCGACGTCTTCCTGCACGGCGACCGTGTTTCCGGCGTTCCGTCGGATCTCGCCGTCGTCTTCCAGGACTACAGCCGTTCTCTGCTGCCGTGGAAGACCGTTTCCGCCAACGTCGAGTTCCCGTTGCGCGACCGTGGTCTGTCCACTGTGGAACGCCGTTCCCGCGTCGAGGAGGCCCTCGAGTGGGTCGGCCTTTCCGCGGCTGCCGGCAAGCACCCGCACGAGCTCTCCGGCGGTATGCAGCAACGGGTTTCCATCGCCCGGGCCCTGGCCTACCGTCCGGCCCTGATGCTCATGGACGAGCCTTTCGCCTCCGTCGACGCCCAGACCCGGGCCGACCTGGAGGACCTGGTCCTCAAGGTGCGCCGGGAGGCCGGGATGACCGTTCTCGTTGTCACCCATGACATCGACGAGAGCGTGTACCTGGCCGACCGGGTTCTGGTCCTGTCGCCGTCGCCCGCTACCGTCGTCGAGACCTTGAAGGTGGATCTGCCTTCGCCTCGTGACCAGATCACTACTCGGGGGAGTGACTCTTTCGTGCGACTGCGCACCGAGATCGCCCGCCTCATCCGGCGGTAG
- a CDS encoding GTP-binding protein, with amino-acid sequence MESGQGRGAQVARQATTSAKIVVAGGFGVGKTTFVGSVSEIVPLTTEAVMTEASLGVDDLSATPNKVTTTVAMDFGRVSLDSDLILYLFGTPGQHRFWFMWDDLVRGAIGAVVLVDTRRLADAFASIDFFDDRQLPYVVAVNCFDGMLHHRIDDVRDALTIDESVPIVTCDARNRESTKQTLITLVEHSMRKWMTVRA; translated from the coding sequence GTGGAATCAGGACAGGGCCGGGGCGCGCAGGTCGCCCGGCAGGCGACGACGTCGGCCAAGATCGTGGTCGCGGGCGGGTTCGGTGTCGGCAAGACGACCTTCGTCGGGTCGGTGTCGGAGATCGTGCCGTTGACCACCGAGGCGGTGATGACCGAGGCCAGTCTGGGCGTCGACGACCTGTCGGCGACGCCGAACAAGGTCACCACCACCGTGGCGATGGACTTCGGCCGCGTCTCGTTGGACAGCGATCTCATCCTGTATCTGTTCGGCACGCCGGGCCAGCACCGCTTCTGGTTCATGTGGGACGACCTGGTGCGGGGCGCGATCGGCGCGGTGGTGCTGGTGGACACCCGGCGGCTGGCCGACGCGTTCGCCTCGATCGACTTCTTCGACGACCGGCAGCTGCCGTACGTCGTCGCGGTGAACTGCTTCGACGGCATGCTGCACCACCGCATCGACGACGTCCGGGACGCGCTGACCATCGACGAGTCGGTGCCCATCGTGACCTGTGACGCCCGTAACCGGGAGTCGACCAAGCAGACGCTGATCACGCTGGTCGAGCACTCCATGCGGAAGTGGATGACCGTACGGGCGTGA
- a CDS encoding GntR family transcriptional regulator yields MSEQPRPALASLGLSPLSPVSSRADLVADSIRTAILAGRIRPGDTLVERRLAAELGVSKTPVREALIMLAAGGLVVLTPSRGTSVRLLDATDLRKVQEVRLLLEPWAVAATTRLGVDVGPARAALARSAAHLDTVDHGELSVANRDFHRALYAGCGNEFVIASLDGVRDLAALAAVSLLWPHWPTWREEHVEHERILKAVDAGDADSAQRLTRQHIELSGQRAVEVVS; encoded by the coding sequence GTGTCCGAGCAACCCCGTCCGGCGTTGGCCTCGCTCGGACTGAGCCCGCTCAGCCCGGTGTCCAGCCGCGCCGACCTGGTGGCCGATTCGATCAGGACGGCGATACTGGCCGGCCGGATCCGGCCCGGTGACACGCTGGTGGAGCGACGGCTGGCGGCCGAGTTGGGCGTGTCCAAGACGCCGGTCCGGGAAGCGTTGATCATGCTGGCGGCCGGCGGCCTTGTCGTGCTGACGCCCAGCCGCGGCACCTCGGTGCGGCTGTTGGACGCCACCGACCTGCGCAAGGTCCAGGAGGTCCGGCTGCTGCTGGAGCCGTGGGCCGTGGCCGCCACGACCCGGCTCGGCGTGGACGTCGGGCCGGCCCGGGCGGCATTGGCCCGGTCGGCCGCGCACCTGGACACCGTGGATCACGGCGAGCTGAGCGTGGCCAACCGGGACTTCCACCGGGCGCTGTATGCCGGCTGTGGCAACGAGTTCGTCATCGCCAGCCTGGACGGCGTACGGGATCTGGCCGCGCTGGCGGCGGTGAGCCTGCTGTGGCCGCACTGGCCGACCTGGCGTGAGGAGCACGTGGAGCACGAGCGCATCCTCAAGGCCGTCGACGCCGGGGACGCCGATTCGGCCCAACGCCTTACGCGGCAGCATATTGAGCTGTCAGGACAGCGGGCGGTCGAGGTCGTCAGCTAG